One Streptomyces coeruleorubidus DNA segment encodes these proteins:
- a CDS encoding DUF6278 family protein, translating to MNIPFLGNRRRKLGVPDPAGIAELLAECELLRSQASRAGVRLDDSAASLEALDQLVPRWRDDEETLTWLGNDAGLYLGTVIVRTVPGAAWEIRSDGQPVVRLASGREFDVVDSGHEWAANGVPELSQLYAEVAES from the coding sequence ATGAACATCCCTTTCCTGGGCAACCGGCGCCGGAAGCTCGGGGTTCCCGATCCGGCAGGCATCGCGGAACTCCTCGCCGAGTGTGAACTGCTGCGCTCCCAGGCGTCCCGGGCGGGTGTCCGGCTGGACGACTCGGCGGCCTCGCTGGAGGCGCTGGACCAGCTCGTGCCACGGTGGCGGGACGACGAGGAGACCCTGACCTGGCTCGGCAACGACGCCGGGCTCTACCTGGGCACCGTCATCGTGCGTACCGTACCGGGAGCGGCCTGGGAGATCCGGTCCGACGGGCAGCCCGTCGTGCGGCTCGCCTCCGGCCGGGAGTTCGATGTCGTGGACTCCGGTCACGAGTGGGCCGCGAACGGAGTGCCCGAGCTGTCGCAGCTGTACGCGGAAGTCGCGGAGTCGTGA
- a CDS encoding SGNH/GDSL hydrolase family protein produces the protein MRRCVRGILVVLALCGSLLPAVSAHAVEERRAAPVPLERLFDNIAVSDDDRPAQSDFDGAGASLSARDLTAAGWTPGRKLTVQGARLTWPRRQPGEPDNVRAAGQDVRVTGRGDALAFLVAGTAGTEVGGPGVITYANGTRSGYRLTAPDWRTGPIATKAVALPHINTPGGQLAERARLYVVTVPLAPGRQVASVRLPHAAGLHVFAVSVRTATQGWTGSWATSTSGYTAVGPWTDRTLRLVVHTSAGGPRVRVRFDNTFAAAPVRIGGATVAVQASGAAARGTPVPLSFGGAESVEIPAGAQAYSDPLGFAVPADTNLLVSFHLPGTVAAAPVHRLAQQRSYVSGPGDHAADGSAEAYTSVITSWPLLAGVDVSGGPGSVVLLGDSITDGDKSTVDANRRWPDVLAGRLLKQTTVPRYGVLNQGISGNRVVTDRYPGDGVSTDAAGVSALHRFDRDVLAQPSARTAVVFEGVNDMRWGTSAEQVIAGLRELAARGHARGVRMLAATILPCEGEARCTAAVDAERVAVNEWIRDGQVFDGVLDFDAVVRDPQRPSRILPAYDSGDHLHPGDAGLAALADSVDLLLLRS, from the coding sequence GTGCGCCGATGTGTCCGGGGGATCCTGGTCGTCCTGGCCCTGTGCGGGTCCCTGTTGCCGGCGGTGTCGGCGCACGCCGTCGAGGAGCGGCGGGCCGCGCCGGTGCCGCTTGAGCGGCTGTTCGACAACATCGCCGTCAGCGACGACGACCGGCCCGCGCAGTCCGACTTCGACGGTGCCGGCGCCTCCCTGTCGGCGCGGGATCTCACAGCCGCGGGCTGGACGCCCGGCCGCAAGCTCACCGTTCAGGGGGCCCGGCTGACCTGGCCGCGGCGGCAGCCCGGCGAGCCGGACAACGTCCGCGCCGCCGGCCAGGACGTACGGGTCACGGGGCGCGGCGACGCCCTCGCCTTCCTGGTAGCGGGCACCGCCGGCACCGAGGTGGGCGGCCCGGGCGTGATCACGTACGCGAACGGCACCCGCTCCGGGTACCGGCTGACCGCGCCCGACTGGCGCACCGGGCCGATCGCCACGAAGGCGGTGGCCCTGCCGCACATCAACACGCCCGGCGGGCAACTCGCCGAGCGGGCCCGCCTGTACGTCGTGACGGTGCCGCTGGCGCCGGGGCGCCAGGTCGCCTCGGTCCGGCTGCCGCACGCGGCCGGGCTGCACGTCTTCGCGGTGTCGGTACGGACCGCGACGCAGGGCTGGACGGGCAGCTGGGCGACGTCGACCTCCGGCTACACCGCCGTGGGGCCCTGGACGGACCGGACACTGCGGCTCGTGGTGCACACCTCGGCCGGCGGCCCCCGGGTGCGGGTGCGGTTCGACAACACCTTCGCGGCGGCGCCGGTACGGATCGGCGGCGCCACGGTCGCCGTGCAGGCGTCGGGCGCGGCGGCGCGCGGTACGCCGGTGCCGCTGTCCTTCGGCGGTGCGGAAAGCGTGGAGATCCCGGCCGGGGCCCAGGCGTACAGCGATCCGCTGGGCTTCGCCGTCCCGGCGGACACGAACCTGCTGGTCAGCTTCCATCTGCCCGGCACGGTGGCGGCGGCGCCCGTGCACCGGCTCGCGCAGCAGCGGTCGTACGTCAGCGGGCCGGGCGACCACGCGGCGGACGGCTCCGCGGAGGCGTACACCTCGGTGATCACCAGCTGGCCGCTGCTCGCCGGGGTCGACGTGAGCGGCGGCCCCGGGTCGGTCGTGCTGCTCGGGGACTCCATCACCGACGGCGACAAGTCCACGGTGGACGCGAACCGGCGGTGGCCGGACGTGCTGGCCGGCCGGCTGCTGAAGCAGACCACGGTCCCGCGCTACGGCGTACTGAACCAGGGCATCTCGGGCAACCGCGTGGTCACCGACCGGTATCCCGGCGACGGGGTGTCCACGGACGCGGCCGGGGTGAGCGCCCTGCACCGGTTCGACCGGGACGTCCTCGCCCAGCCGTCGGCCCGGACGGCGGTCGTCTTCGAAGGCGTCAACGACATGCGCTGGGGCACCTCGGCGGAGCAGGTGATCGCGGGGCTGCGGGAGCTGGCGGCACGCGGGCACGCCCGGGGCGTCAGGATGCTCGCGGCGACGATCCTGCCGTGCGAGGGCGAGGCGCGCTGCACGGCCGCCGTCGACGCCGAGCGGGTCGCGGTGAACGAGTGGATCCGGGACGGCCAGGTCTTCGACGGCGTGCTCGACTTCGACGCGGTGGTCCGGGATCCGCAGCGGCCGTCCCGGATCCTGCCCGCCTACGACAGCGGGGACCATCTGCATCCGGGCGATGCCGGGCTGGCGGCACTGGCGGACTCGGTCGACCTGCTGCTGCTCCGGTCCTAG
- a CDS encoding amino acid ABC transporter ATP-binding protein, whose translation MAVDPLIELRDVNKHFGELHVLRDINLTVGRGEVVVVIGPSGSGKSTLCRAINRLETIESGQIILDGQPLPEEGKPLARLRADVGMVFQAFNLFAHKTVLQNLSLGQVKVRGRKKEDADKRSRELLDRVGVADQADKYPAQLSGGQQQRVAIARALAMEPKAMLFDEPTSALDPEMINEVLEVMKQLARDGMTMIVVTHEMGFARSAANRVVFMDDGRIVEDRTPDEFFTNPTSDRAKDFLSKILKH comes from the coding sequence ATGGCCGTCGATCCGCTGATCGAGCTGCGTGACGTCAACAAGCACTTCGGGGAGCTGCACGTCCTGCGGGACATCAACCTCACCGTCGGCCGGGGGGAGGTGGTCGTGGTCATCGGCCCGTCCGGGTCGGGCAAGTCCACCCTGTGCCGGGCGATCAACCGCCTGGAGACCATCGAGTCCGGACAGATCATCCTCGACGGGCAGCCGCTGCCGGAGGAGGGCAAGCCCCTCGCCCGGCTGCGCGCCGACGTCGGGATGGTCTTCCAGGCGTTCAATCTCTTCGCGCACAAGACCGTCCTGCAGAACCTCTCCCTGGGGCAGGTCAAGGTGCGCGGGCGCAAGAAGGAGGATGCCGACAAGCGCTCCCGTGAACTGCTCGACCGGGTCGGCGTCGCCGATCAGGCGGACAAGTACCCGGCGCAGCTCTCCGGCGGCCAGCAGCAGCGCGTGGCCATCGCCCGCGCCCTGGCCATGGAGCCCAAGGCGATGCTCTTCGACGAGCCGACCTCGGCCCTCGACCCGGAGATGATCAACGAGGTGCTGGAGGTCATGAAGCAACTGGCCCGCGACGGCATGACCATGATCGTCGTCACGCACGAGATGGGCTTCGCCCGCTCGGCCGCCAACCGCGTCGTCTTCATGGACGACGGCCGGATCGTCGAGGACCGCACCCCCGACGAGTTCTTCACCAATCCCACCAGCGACCGCGCCAAGGACTTCCTCTCCAAGATCCTCAAGCACTGA
- a CDS encoding exodeoxyribonuclease III produces the protein MRIATWNVNSITARLPRLLAWLESSGTDVLCLQEAKVAEDQFPTEQLRELGYEAAVHATGRWNGVAVLSRVGIEDVVKGLPGDPGFDGSVESRAISATCGPLRVWSVYVPNGREVDHPHYAYKLQWIEALKAAVAGDASGSRPFAVLGDYNVAPTDDDVYDRAAFEGSTHVTPAERAALASLREAGLSDVVPRPLKYEHPFTYWDYRQLCFPKNRGMRIDLVYANQPFTKAVKDAYVDREERKGKGASDHAPVVVDLDV, from the coding sequence ATGCGCATCGCGACCTGGAACGTGAACTCGATCACCGCCCGCCTGCCGAGGCTCCTGGCCTGGCTGGAGAGCAGCGGCACGGACGTGCTGTGCCTCCAGGAGGCCAAGGTCGCCGAGGACCAGTTCCCGACGGAGCAACTGCGCGAGCTGGGCTATGAGGCGGCGGTCCACGCGACCGGCCGGTGGAACGGCGTGGCGGTGCTGTCCCGCGTCGGCATCGAGGACGTCGTCAAGGGCCTGCCCGGCGATCCCGGCTTCGACGGCTCGGTGGAATCCCGCGCCATCTCGGCGACATGCGGCCCGCTCCGCGTCTGGTCGGTCTACGTGCCGAACGGCCGTGAGGTGGACCACCCCCACTACGCCTACAAGCTCCAGTGGATCGAGGCGCTCAAGGCCGCCGTCGCCGGTGACGCGTCCGGCAGCCGCCCCTTCGCGGTGCTGGGCGACTACAACGTGGCGCCGACGGACGACGACGTCTACGACCGCGCCGCCTTCGAGGGCTCCACCCACGTCACCCCGGCCGAGCGCGCCGCCCTGGCCTCCCTGCGCGAGGCGGGCCTGTCCGACGTGGTCCCGCGGCCCCTCAAGTACGAGCACCCGTTCACGTACTGGGACTACCGCCAGCTCTGCTTCCCCAAGAACCGCGGCATGCGCATCGACCTGGTGTACGCCAACCAGCCGTTCACGAAGGCGGTCAAGGACGCGTACGTGGACCGCGAGGAGCGCAAGGGCAAGGGCGCGTCGGACCACGCGCCGGTCGTGGTGGACCTCGACGTCTAG
- a CDS encoding CocE/NonD family hydrolase codes for MGHHRKALRTTAVGAVSATLVAGTALGLAPTVQAAPNPIRFVDITGDGGTVLKANVVTPAGADGTHRYPLLVMPTSWGLPQVEYLAQAQKLADSGYVVVTYNVRGFWQSGGEIEVAGPPDIADASKVIDWALANTPSDAGHIGMAGVSYGAGISLLTAAHDKRVRAVASLSGWADLIGSIYSGRTQHVQAAALLDGASLVTGRQSAELRQVFDDFYASNLAKEPELIAWGKKRSAATYVDQINKNGAAIMLANAWGDTVFPPNQYADFYEKLTGPKRLEMRPGDHATAELTGLFGLPNDVWKDTERWFDHYLRGEDNGIDREQPVQLKSRSAGGYEGYPDWKSVGATKRKIDLAGTTTIRTNVNSGADGGVVFLSSILDQVAQLPPTASIPLLPRRWAAVWQSEKYATAQQVRGTAKLHTTLTPTKESGTLVAYLYDVGPLGLGKLVAGAPYTFHGRTPKKPFGVDLELYSTAYDVPAGHRLALVVDTVDPLYIEHNPSGAQLTFSSPANDPSYVSVPLREQ; via the coding sequence GTGGGACACCACCGCAAGGCCCTGCGCACCACCGCCGTAGGCGCCGTCTCGGCGACCCTGGTCGCCGGCACAGCCCTCGGACTCGCCCCCACCGTCCAGGCGGCGCCGAACCCGATCCGGTTCGTCGACATCACCGGCGACGGCGGCACCGTCCTCAAGGCCAATGTCGTCACCCCGGCCGGCGCCGACGGCACGCACCGCTACCCGCTGCTCGTCATGCCCACGAGCTGGGGTCTGCCCCAGGTCGAGTATCTGGCCCAGGCCCAGAAGCTCGCCGACTCCGGGTACGTCGTCGTCACCTACAACGTGCGCGGCTTCTGGCAGTCGGGCGGCGAGATAGAAGTCGCGGGCCCGCCCGACATCGCCGACGCCTCGAAGGTCATCGACTGGGCGCTCGCCAACACCCCCTCGGACGCCGGGCACATCGGCATGGCGGGCGTCTCCTACGGCGCCGGCATCAGCCTGCTCACCGCCGCGCACGACAAACGGGTCCGCGCGGTCGCCTCGCTGAGCGGCTGGGCCGACCTGATCGGCTCGATCTACTCCGGGCGCACCCAGCACGTCCAGGCCGCCGCCCTGCTGGACGGCGCGAGCCTGGTCACGGGCCGGCAGAGCGCCGAACTCCGGCAGGTCTTCGACGACTTCTACGCCTCCAACCTGGCGAAGGAGCCGGAGCTCATCGCCTGGGGGAAGAAACGTTCCGCTGCGACCTATGTCGACCAGATCAACAAGAACGGCGCGGCGATCATGCTCGCCAACGCCTGGGGCGACACGGTCTTCCCGCCCAATCAGTACGCCGACTTCTACGAGAAGCTGACCGGCCCGAAGCGGCTGGAGATGCGCCCCGGAGACCACGCCACCGCCGAGCTGACCGGCCTGTTCGGGCTGCCCAACGACGTGTGGAAGGACACCGAGCGCTGGTTCGACCACTACCTGCGGGGCGAGGACAACGGCATCGACCGCGAACAGCCCGTCCAGCTCAAGTCCCGCTCCGCGGGCGGCTACGAGGGCTACCCGGACTGGAAGTCGGTCGGCGCGACGAAGCGGAAGATCGACCTCGCGGGCACGACCACGATCCGTACGAACGTGAACTCGGGCGCCGACGGCGGAGTCGTCTTCCTGTCCAGCATCCTCGACCAGGTGGCCCAGCTGCCCCCGACGGCCTCGATCCCCCTGCTCCCCCGCCGCTGGGCCGCCGTGTGGCAGTCGGAGAAGTACGCCACGGCCCAACAGGTGCGCGGGACGGCGAAGTTGCACACGACCCTCACCCCGACCAAGGAGAGCGGCACCCTCGTCGCCTACCTGTACGACGTGGGGCCGCTCGGCCTCGGCAAGCTGGTCGCCGGCGCGCCGTACACCTTCCACGGGCGCACCCCCAAAAAGCCGTTCGGCGTCGACCTGGAGCTGTACTCCACGGCCTACGACGTCCCGGCCGGGCATCGCCTCGCCCTGGTCGTCGACACGGTCGACCCGCTCTACATCGAGCACAACCCGTCCGGCGCGCAGCTGACCTTCTCCTCGCCGGCGAACGACCCGTCGTACGTGTCGGTTCCGCTGCGCGAGCAGTGA